In the Thauera sedimentorum genome, one interval contains:
- a CDS encoding serine/threonine-protein kinase encodes MGDIPQQIGKYRIVREIGRGATAVVYLAENPHYPEPVAVKHVRFADRAKDEAKWNRRLIKLLKAEKAVATRLDHPNIIRIFDAVIQPDQAYVVMEYFPGESLERYCSFERLLPVHRVIGIVFKCCMALDYAYRHGIVHRDIKPANILVDDKDNVKITDFGLALNVDKKIESDSTFIMGVGSPAYMSPEQIKNYPLNQKTDLYSLGVVLFHMLTGRLPFRAGNPAQLIYKIINADPPSVSQLNPDVPEQMDAVIRKALEKDLYSRYKNGAEFAKDLSAVRYKIIDDSYVPPDTSRFSVLRKLGFFTEFDDIEVWEVLRISAWRKVDEFTTLMREGDADQRFGLLLEGEIELSVSDRKLMTLEPGEVFGETAWLDQRDHRQRLSVVSTRPCTYLEINPAALALATDEVREKFRAQLSTVVIDRLTGLSKRVGETAEKATRGNYTATGGLDLQLVED; translated from the coding sequence ATGGGCGACATTCCGCAGCAGATAGGCAAGTACCGCATCGTCCGCGAGATCGGCCGCGGCGCGACCGCCGTCGTCTATCTGGCGGAGAACCCGCACTATCCCGAGCCGGTGGCGGTCAAGCACGTGCGCTTTGCCGACCGCGCGAAGGACGAGGCCAAGTGGAACCGCCGCCTGATCAAGCTGCTGAAGGCCGAGAAGGCGGTGGCGACCCGTCTCGATCACCCGAACATCATCCGCATCTTCGACGCCGTGATCCAGCCGGACCAGGCCTACGTGGTCATGGAGTACTTTCCGGGCGAGTCGCTGGAGCGCTACTGCTCCTTCGAGCGCCTGCTGCCGGTGCACAGGGTGATCGGCATCGTCTTCAAGTGCTGCATGGCGCTCGACTACGCCTACCGCCACGGCATCGTGCATCGCGACATCAAGCCGGCCAACATCCTGGTCGACGACAAGGACAACGTGAAGATCACCGACTTCGGCCTGGCGCTGAATGTCGACAAGAAGATCGAGTCGGACTCCACCTTCATCATGGGCGTCGGTTCGCCGGCCTACATGAGTCCCGAGCAGATCAAGAACTACCCGCTCAACCAGAAGACCGACCTGTACTCGCTCGGCGTGGTGCTGTTCCACATGCTGACCGGGCGGCTGCCCTTCCGCGCGGGCAATCCGGCGCAACTGATCTACAAGATCATCAATGCCGACCCGCCCTCGGTCTCGCAACTCAACCCGGACGTCCCCGAGCAGATGGACGCGGTGATCCGCAAGGCCCTGGAGAAGGACCTGTACTCGCGCTACAAGAACGGTGCCGAGTTCGCCAAGGATCTCTCCGCGGTGCGCTACAAGATCATCGACGACAGCTACGTGCCGCCGGACACCAGCCGTTTTTCGGTGCTGCGCAAGCTGGGATTCTTCACCGAGTTCGACGATATCGAGGTGTGGGAGGTGCTGCGCATCAGTGCCTGGCGCAAGGTGGACGAGTTCACCACCCTGATGCGCGAAGGAGACGCGGACCAGCGCTTCGGGCTGCTGCTCGAGGGCGAGATCGAGCTATCGGTGAGTGACCGCAAGCTCATGACCCTGGAGCCCGGCGAAGTGTTCGGTGAAACCGCGTGGCTGGACCAGCGCGACCACCGCCAGCGCCTGAGCGTGGTGAGCACCAGGCCGTGCACCTACCTGGAGATCAACCCCGCGGCCCTTGCCCTGGCAACCGACGAGGTGCGCGAGAAGTTCCGCGCGCAGTTGTCCACGGTGGTCATCGACCGCCTGACCGGCCTGTCCAAGCGGGTGGGAGAGACGGCAGAAAAGGCGACGCGCGGCAACTACACCGCCACCGGCGGCCTGGACCTGCAACTGGTCGAAGACTGA
- the grpE gene encoding nucleotide exchange factor GrpE, whose amino-acid sequence MQEQNKAPHGTEAIENHTGETGAHGVDTRAEAPESHVDTTPSLEESLRQAELKASEHHDAWLRAKAETENVRRRAQEDIAKASKFAAEKFASAMLPVKDSLEAALATDNQTLEKLREGVELTLKQLVSAFEGASLAEENPLGQKFDPNKHQAIGTLESDAEPNTVINVLQKGYLLHERVVRPALVMVSKAKDQ is encoded by the coding sequence ATGCAGGAGCAGAACAAGGCGCCGCACGGCACCGAGGCCATCGAGAACCATACCGGCGAGACCGGCGCCCACGGCGTCGACACCCGCGCGGAAGCGCCCGAGAGCCATGTCGACACCACGCCCAGCCTGGAGGAAAGCCTGCGCCAGGCCGAGCTGAAGGCCTCCGAGCATCACGACGCCTGGCTGCGCGCCAAGGCCGAGACCGAGAACGTGCGCAGGCGTGCACAGGAAGACATCGCCAAGGCCTCCAAGTTTGCCGCCGAGAAGTTCGCCTCCGCCATGCTGCCGGTGAAGGACAGCCTGGAGGCCGCGCTGGCCACCGATAACCAGACGCTGGAGAAACTGCGCGAAGGCGTCGAGCTCACGCTCAAGCAGCTCGTCTCGGCCTTCGAGGGCGCCAGCCTGGCCGAGGAGAATCCGCTGGGCCAGAAGTTCGACCCCAACAAGCACCAGGCCATCGGCACCCTGGAGTCGGACGCCGAGCCGAACACCGTGATCAACGTGTTGCAGAAGGGCTACCTGTTGCACGAGCGCGTGGTCCGTCCCGCGCTGGTGATGGTCTCCAAGGCCAAGGACCAGTAA
- the dnaK gene encoding molecular chaperone DnaK, with amino-acid sequence MGKIIGIDLGTTNSCVSVMEGGKPKVIENSEGARTTPSVVAYAEDGEILTGAPAKRQAVTNAKNTLFAVKRLIGRRFEEKEVQKDIDLMPYTICKADNGDAWVEVRGKKIAPPQVSAEVLRKMKKTAEDYLGEEVTEAVITVPAYFNDSQRQATKDAGRIAGLEVKRIINEPTAAALAFGMDKKPGDSKVAVYDLGGGTFDISIIEIADIDGEHQFEVLATNGDTFLGGEDFDQRIIDYIVTEFKKEQGVDLKNDVLALQRLKEAAEKAKIELSSSSQTEVNLPYITADASGPKHLAIKITRAKFESLVEDLVERTIEPCRIALKDAGVKVSDIDDVILVGGQTRMPKVIEKVKEFFGKEARRDVNPDEAVAVGASIQGGVLQGEVKDVLLLDVTPLSLGIETLGGVMTKLIQKNTTIPTKASQVFSTADDNQSAVTIHVLQGEREMASGNKSLGQFNLSDIPPAPRGMPQIEVTFDIDANGILHVSAKDKATGKENKIKIQANSGLSDEEVERMVQDAAAHAEEDKKAHELVDARNQCDALIHSVKKAVAEHGDKLDEGEKSVIESAIKEAEEALKSNDKATIDAKSEALAQASQKLGEKMYAQAQAEAGVQPGAEGAQAAGGGKAADADVVDAEFTEVKDNK; translated from the coding sequence ATGGGCAAGATCATCGGCATCGACCTCGGCACCACCAACAGCTGCGTCTCCGTGATGGAAGGCGGCAAGCCGAAGGTCATCGAGAACTCGGAAGGCGCGCGCACCACCCCGTCGGTGGTGGCCTACGCCGAGGACGGCGAGATCCTTACCGGCGCGCCGGCCAAACGCCAGGCGGTGACCAACGCCAAGAACACCCTGTTCGCGGTCAAGCGCCTGATCGGCCGCCGCTTCGAAGAGAAGGAAGTGCAGAAGGACATCGACCTGATGCCCTACACCATCTGCAAGGCCGACAACGGCGACGCCTGGGTGGAAGTGCGCGGCAAGAAGATCGCCCCGCCGCAGGTCTCCGCCGAAGTGCTGCGCAAGATGAAGAAGACCGCCGAGGACTACCTGGGCGAGGAAGTGACCGAAGCCGTCATCACCGTGCCGGCCTACTTCAATGACAGCCAGCGCCAGGCCACCAAGGACGCCGGCCGCATCGCCGGCCTGGAAGTCAAGCGCATCATCAACGAGCCCACCGCGGCGGCGCTGGCCTTCGGCATGGACAAGAAGCCGGGCGACTCCAAGGTGGCGGTGTATGACCTGGGCGGCGGCACCTTCGACATCTCCATCATCGAGATCGCCGACATCGACGGCGAGCACCAGTTCGAAGTGCTGGCCACCAACGGCGACACCTTCCTGGGCGGCGAGGACTTCGACCAGCGCATCATCGATTACATCGTCACCGAGTTCAAGAAGGAACAGGGCGTCGACCTGAAGAACGACGTGCTGGCCCTGCAGCGCCTGAAGGAAGCCGCCGAGAAGGCCAAGATCGAGCTGTCCTCGTCCAGCCAGACCGAGGTGAACCTGCCCTACATCACCGCCGACGCCTCCGGGCCGAAGCACCTGGCGATCAAGATCACCCGCGCCAAGTTCGAATCCCTGGTCGAGGACCTGGTCGAGCGCACCATCGAGCCCTGCCGCATCGCACTCAAGGACGCCGGCGTCAAGGTCTCCGACATCGACGACGTGATCCTGGTCGGCGGCCAGACCCGCATGCCCAAGGTCATCGAGAAGGTGAAGGAGTTCTTCGGCAAGGAAGCGCGCCGCGACGTGAACCCGGACGAAGCGGTGGCGGTCGGCGCCTCCATCCAGGGCGGCGTGCTGCAGGGCGAAGTGAAGGACGTGCTGCTGCTCGACGTCACCCCGCTGAGCCTGGGCATCGAGACCCTGGGCGGCGTGATGACCAAGCTGATCCAGAAGAACACCACCATCCCGACCAAGGCCAGCCAGGTGTTCTCCACCGCCGACGACAACCAGTCCGCGGTGACCATCCACGTGCTGCAGGGCGAGCGCGAGATGGCCTCCGGCAACAAGAGCCTGGGCCAGTTCAACCTCTCCGACATCCCGCCGGCGCCGCGCGGCATGCCGCAGATCGAGGTCACCTTCGACATCGACGCCAACGGCATCCTGCACGTGTCCGCCAAGGACAAGGCCACCGGCAAGGAGAACAAGATCAAGATCCAGGCCAACTCCGGCCTGTCGGACGAGGAAGTCGAACGCATGGTGCAGGACGCCGCCGCGCACGCCGAAGAAGACAAGAAGGCGCACGAGCTGGTCGACGCCCGCAACCAGTGCGACGCGCTGATCCACTCGGTGAAGAAGGCGGTGGCCGAGCACGGCGACAAGCTCGACGAAGGCGAGAAGTCGGTGATCGAGTCCGCCATCAAGGAGGCCGAGGAAGCGCTCAAGAGCAACGACAAGGCCACCATCGACGCCAAGAGCGAAGCGCTGGCGCAGGCCAGCCAGAAGCTGGGCGAGAAGATGTACGCCCAGGCACAGGCTGAAGCCGGCGTGCAGCCGGGCGCCGAAGGCGCCCAGGCGGCCGGTGGCGGCAAGGCGGCCGATGCCGACGTGGTCGACGCGGAGTTCACCGAGGTGAAGGACAACAAGTAG
- the dnaJ gene encoding molecular chaperone DnaJ has translation MSKRDYYDVLGVNRDASDDEIKKAYRKLAMKYHPDRNPDNKEAEDKFKEAKEAYEILSDAQKKAAYDRYGHAGVDPSMGGGPGGAQGFDGFSDAFSDIFGEIFGGGRGGARSNVYRGADLRYNLEISLEEAARGADKTIRIPTVEECETCQGSGAKPGTQPKACPTCGGAGQVRIQQGFFSIQQTCPKCHGSGRIIPDPCTACHGAGRVKRQKTLEVKIPAGIDEGMRLRHAGHGEPGVNGGPPGDLYVEIHIRKHPVFERDHDDLHCEMPISFTTAALGGEIEIPTLDGMARLKIPAETQTGKVFRLRGKGIKNVRSHAHGDLMCHVLVETPVDLTERQRDLLREFEEVSKTNVDRHNPKAKSWMDKVRDFFSA, from the coding sequence ATGTCGAAACGCGACTACTACGACGTCCTCGGCGTCAATCGCGACGCCAGCGACGACGAGATCAAGAAGGCCTACCGCAAGCTGGCCATGAAGTATCACCCGGACCGCAATCCGGACAACAAGGAAGCCGAGGACAAGTTCAAGGAGGCCAAGGAGGCCTACGAGATCCTTTCCGACGCGCAGAAGAAGGCCGCCTACGACCGCTACGGCCATGCCGGCGTCGACCCCTCCATGGGCGGAGGCCCGGGCGGCGCTCAGGGCTTCGACGGTTTCTCCGACGCCTTCTCCGACATCTTCGGCGAGATTTTCGGCGGCGGTCGTGGCGGCGCAAGGTCCAACGTCTATCGTGGCGCCGACCTGCGCTACAACCTGGAGATCTCGCTGGAAGAGGCCGCGCGCGGCGCCGACAAGACCATCCGCATTCCCACCGTGGAAGAGTGCGAGACCTGTCAAGGCAGCGGCGCCAAGCCCGGCACCCAGCCCAAGGCCTGCCCCACCTGTGGCGGCGCCGGGCAGGTGCGCATCCAGCAGGGCTTCTTCTCCATCCAGCAGACTTGCCCGAAGTGCCACGGCAGCGGGCGCATCATTCCCGACCCGTGCACCGCCTGCCACGGCGCCGGCCGGGTGAAGCGCCAGAAGACCCTGGAGGTGAAGATCCCCGCCGGCATCGACGAAGGCATGCGCCTGCGCCACGCCGGCCATGGCGAACCGGGCGTCAACGGCGGCCCCCCGGGCGACCTCTACGTGGAGATCCACATCCGCAAGCACCCGGTGTTCGAGCGCGATCACGACGACCTGCACTGCGAGATGCCGATCAGCTTCACCACCGCGGCGCTCGGCGGCGAAATCGAGATCCCCACGCTGGACGGCATGGCCCGGCTGAAGATTCCGGCCGAGACCCAGACCGGCAAGGTCTTCCGCCTGCGCGGCAAGGGCATCAAGAACGTGCGCTCGCATGCCCACGGCGACCTGATGTGCCACGTGCTGGTGGAAACGCCGGTCGACCTCACCGAGCGTCAGCGCGACCTGCTGCGCGAGTTCGAGGAAGTGTCGAAGACCAACGTCGACCGGCACAACCCCAAGGCCAAGTCCTGGATGGACAAGGTCCGGGATTTCTTCAGCGCCTGA
- a CDS encoding ABC transporter substrate-binding protein gives MTFLRTLALAALLPFAASHAPAQAQQGVTSDTVLLGHSGALSGPLAELNREYLSGATLYFDDLNSRGGVQGRRIALLTIDDEYKPEKAAENVRKLIEDEGVFALFACFGTGPSVQTIPIATRARVPFFAPYTGADVLREPLNPYVFHLRASYGQEIEAMVNHLVSVGVQSIGVVHHADPFGQAGLDAAEKTLARHNLRPAVIAPIASSGADAAESARRVVAANPAALIMVTAGNSSAAFMRALLATDARPMLYGLSVISSRQLIRELGRDAHGLVIAQVVPSPFRLDHAVVRDYRRLAEQAGQPYSYTALEGYLAAKTFTEALRRAGRDLNREKLVEALQGMGNWDAGGLRLQYSSRRHVALDYVDLSIISRGNFTR, from the coding sequence ATGACCTTCCTGCGCACCCTCGCCCTTGCCGCCCTGCTGCCCTTCGCCGCCTCACACGCACCGGCCCAAGCCCAACAGGGCGTCACCTCCGACACCGTCCTGCTGGGCCACTCCGGCGCCCTGAGCGGTCCGCTGGCAGAACTGAACCGGGAGTATCTCTCGGGCGCAACGCTCTACTTCGACGACCTCAACAGCCGCGGAGGCGTCCAGGGACGGCGGATCGCGCTGCTCACCATCGACGATGAATACAAGCCCGAGAAGGCTGCCGAGAACGTGCGCAAGCTGATCGAGGACGAAGGCGTCTTCGCCCTGTTCGCCTGCTTCGGCACCGGCCCCAGCGTGCAAACGATTCCGATCGCCACCCGCGCCCGGGTGCCGTTCTTCGCCCCCTACACCGGCGCGGACGTACTGCGCGAGCCGCTCAACCCCTATGTCTTCCACCTTCGCGCGTCCTACGGGCAGGAGATCGAGGCCATGGTGAACCACCTGGTCTCGGTCGGCGTGCAGTCGATCGGCGTCGTTCATCACGCCGATCCGTTCGGCCAGGCCGGCCTGGACGCAGCGGAGAAGACGCTCGCCCGGCACAACCTGCGCCCCGCCGTGATCGCGCCAATCGCCTCGAGCGGTGCCGACGCGGCGGAATCCGCCCGGCGCGTGGTGGCCGCCAATCCGGCAGCGCTGATCATGGTGACGGCCGGCAACAGCTCGGCCGCCTTCATGCGCGCCCTGCTGGCCACCGACGCCCGCCCCATGCTCTACGGCCTGTCGGTGATCAGCAGCCGGCAGCTGATCCGCGAACTCGGGAGGGACGCCCACGGTCTGGTAATCGCCCAGGTCGTGCCCTCGCCCTTCCGGCTCGACCACGCGGTGGTGCGCGACTATCGCCGCCTCGCCGAACAGGCCGGCCAGCCCTACTCCTACACTGCGCTGGAAGGCTACCTCGCCGCCAAGACCTTCACCGAGGCCTTGCGCCGCGCAGGGCGCGACCTCAATCGCGAGAAGCTGGTCGAGGCCCTGCAGGGCATGGGCAACTGGGACGCCGGCGGGCTGCGCCTGCAGTACTCGTCGCGACGCCACGTGGCCCTGGACTACGTCGACCTCAGCATCATCAGCCGCGGCAACTTCACCCGCTGA
- the cysS gene encoding cysteine--tRNA ligase has translation MLTIHNSQTRRKESFTPIEPGKVRMYVCGMTVYDYCHLGHARVMVVFDMVARWLRASGYQVTYVRNITDIDDKIIRRAGENGESIRTLTDRFIAAMHEDADALGVLRPDHEPRATEYVAQMQQIIDKLEKNGLAYVAANRDVCYSVRKFRGYGKLSGKSLDELRAGERVDVDAGKQDPLDFVLWKHAREDEPAEVKWESPWGCGRPGWHIECSAMSSQLLGDHFDIHGGGQDLQFPHHENEIAQSEGAHGHAFVNYWMHNGFVRVDDEKMSKSLGNFFTIRDVLKQYDAEVVRFFILRAHYRSPLNYSDAHLEDARHALTRLYTALKNVAPAAGVAGVDWTEAHAQRFRAAMDDDFNTAEAVAVLFELANEVNRSASAELAAQLKALAGVLGLLERDPVVFLQGGAAGAEEASAEIEALIDARAAAKKARDYAEADRIRADLLARGIVLEDSAQGTTWRRA, from the coding sequence ATGCTCACGATTCACAACTCCCAGACCCGCAGGAAGGAAAGCTTCACCCCGATCGAACCAGGCAAGGTCCGCATGTATGTCTGCGGAATGACCGTGTATGACTACTGCCATCTGGGGCATGCACGGGTGATGGTGGTCTTCGACATGGTGGCGCGCTGGCTGCGGGCGAGCGGCTATCAGGTCACCTATGTGCGCAACATCACCGACATCGACGACAAGATCATCCGCCGGGCCGGCGAGAACGGCGAATCCATCCGGACGCTGACCGACCGCTTCATCGCCGCAATGCACGAGGACGCCGACGCGCTCGGCGTGCTGCGCCCCGACCACGAACCGCGTGCCACCGAATACGTGGCGCAGATGCAGCAGATCATCGACAAGCTGGAGAAGAACGGCCTGGCCTATGTCGCGGCCAACCGCGACGTGTGCTATTCGGTGCGCAAGTTCCGCGGCTACGGCAAGCTCTCGGGCAAGTCGCTGGACGAGCTGCGCGCCGGCGAGCGGGTGGATGTGGATGCGGGCAAGCAGGACCCGCTCGACTTCGTGCTGTGGAAGCACGCGCGCGAGGACGAGCCGGCCGAGGTCAAGTGGGAATCGCCCTGGGGCTGCGGCCGCCCGGGCTGGCACATCGAGTGCTCCGCGATGAGCTCGCAACTGCTGGGCGATCATTTCGACATCCACGGTGGCGGTCAGGACCTGCAGTTTCCGCACCACGAGAACGAGATTGCCCAATCGGAGGGCGCGCACGGTCACGCCTTCGTGAACTACTGGATGCACAATGGTTTCGTGCGGGTGGACGACGAGAAGATGTCCAAGTCGCTGGGCAACTTCTTCACCATCCGCGACGTTCTCAAGCAGTACGACGCGGAGGTGGTGCGCTTCTTCATCCTGCGTGCCCACTACCGCAGCCCGCTGAACTACTCGGACGCGCATCTCGAGGATGCGCGCCATGCGCTGACCCGCCTGTATACCGCGCTGAAGAACGTCGCGCCGGCCGCCGGTGTGGCCGGTGTGGACTGGACGGAGGCGCACGCGCAGCGTTTCCGGGCGGCCATGGACGACGACTTCAATACCGCCGAGGCGGTGGCCGTGCTGTTCGAACTGGCCAATGAAGTCAATCGCAGCGCCTCGGCCGAACTGGCCGCGCAGCTGAAGGCGCTGGCCGGGGTTCTCGGCCTGCTGGAGCGTGATCCGGTGGTGTTCCTGCAGGGCGGCGCGGCGGGGGCCGAGGAGGCCTCGGCAGAGATCGAGGCGCTGATCGATGCGCGCGCGGCGGCCAAGAAGGCCAGGGACTATGCGGAGGCCGACCGCATCCGCGCCGATCTGCTCGCGCGCGGCATCGTGCTGGAAGACTCCGCCCAGGGTACGACCTGGCGCCGCGCCTGA
- a CDS encoding tetratricopeptide repeat protein yields MRIRPSAALGALAIALAIGFAPAHADDRNREARNLLQNGQPEHALAAADKLIAGSPANAEARFLRGVALAELGRTAEAISTFRKLTEDFPSLPEPYNNLAVLYAHQRDYDKARSALEQAIRTHPSYATAHANLGDLYARLANEAYERALQLDAGRETRRPPSTQPPLALIRTLGPAAASPLVIAQTPPAARPAAPAPAPTPAPAAAPRPTPSPAAAPVTTPSREPEPIAATPPAAAGEAPAAAVETASPKPEPAPVPAQAVAEPRPAAPAPAAPPAAQAATASEDVLAAVRAWAEAWSSKDVNAYLAAYDKDFEVPGGRSRSSWENERRQRVGKPGDISVEVDGPQVDIDGDRAEVRFRQHYRSSNFNASTVKILEMVRRGQRWQIAREKIGR; encoded by the coding sequence ATGAGAATCCGTCCCTCTGCCGCCCTCGGCGCACTGGCCATAGCGCTGGCCATCGGCTTCGCCCCCGCTCATGCGGACGACAGGAACCGCGAAGCGCGCAACCTGTTGCAGAACGGGCAGCCCGAACACGCCCTTGCCGCCGCCGACAAGCTGATCGCGGGCAGCCCGGCCAATGCCGAAGCCCGTTTCCTGCGCGGCGTCGCACTCGCCGAGCTCGGCCGCACCGCCGAAGCCATTTCCACGTTCCGCAAGCTCACCGAGGACTTCCCGAGCCTGCCGGAACCCTACAACAACCTCGCCGTGCTCTACGCTCACCAGCGCGACTACGACAAGGCTCGCAGCGCCCTCGAACAGGCGATCCGCACGCATCCCAGCTATGCGACGGCACACGCGAATCTGGGCGATCTCTACGCCAGGCTCGCCAACGAGGCCTATGAGCGGGCGCTGCAGCTCGACGCGGGGCGCGAGACAAGGCGCCCGCCCTCCACCCAGCCGCCGCTGGCCCTGATCCGCACGCTCGGCCCGGCCGCGGCATCGCCGCTGGTCATTGCACAGACCCCGCCGGCGGCACGTCCGGCCGCGCCGGCCCCTGCACCGACCCCCGCACCGGCTGCGGCGCCACGCCCCACCCCGTCTCCTGCCGCCGCGCCGGTGACCACGCCTTCCCGCGAGCCCGAGCCCATCGCCGCCACGCCCCCGGCAGCGGCTGGCGAAGCACCTGCCGCCGCCGTCGAAACGGCGAGCCCGAAACCCGAGCCGGCACCGGTGCCGGCCCAGGCCGTGGCGGAACCCCGGCCCGCCGCGCCAGCCCCGGCGGCCCCGCCCGCGGCACAAGCGGCGACGGCGAGCGAGGACGTGCTGGCCGCCGTGCGGGCCTGGGCTGAGGCCTGGTCCTCCAAGGATGTGAACGCCTATCTCGCCGCCTACGACAAGGACTTCGAGGTGCCCGGCGGGCGCTCCCGCTCTTCCTGGGAGAACGAACGCCGCCAGCGCGTAGGCAAGCCGGGCGACATCAGCGTGGAGGTCGACGGTCCGCAGGTGGATATCGACGGCGACCGCGCGGAGGTGCGCTTCCGGCAGCACTATCGTTCGTCCAACTTCAATGCCAGCACCGTCAAGATCCTCGAGATGGTCCGCCGCGGCCAGCGCTGGCAGATCGCTAGGGAGAAGATCGGTCGATGA
- a CDS encoding L,D-transpeptidase family protein produces the protein MRRMQIGRRLLRSGALVFALLGGVALAAPEDRRISDAGPEAALQQIFGEIEANRLDAALDRTEMLLKAYPNFRLAHLIRGDLLLARARPLSTFGNAENSPERVQELRDEAIARLRAYRERPSAANYVPRYLLQMGPEQQHAVVVDTQRARLYVYRNEDGKPRFVADYYISQGKAGSGKQFEGDNKTPLGVYHVTSFIDPAKLPDLYGKGAFPLNYPNPWDKRLGRTGYGIWLHGTPSDTYARPPLASEGCVVLANQDFTSLSSFVQPGLTPVIISNDIEWLSLDDWQAERSSLNAAIEAWRSDWESLDVERYLSHYSAQFRNDRYDYAEWSSRKRRFANAREWVKVEVGKLSMLRQPGEDALVEVIFEQDYRSDGFTDTMRKRQYWTKEDGRWKIIYEGGA, from the coding sequence ATGAGACGGATGCAGATCGGCAGGCGCCTGCTCCGCAGTGGTGCGCTCGTGTTCGCCCTCCTCGGCGGCGTCGCCCTGGCGGCACCGGAGGACAGGCGCATTTCCGACGCCGGCCCGGAAGCCGCATTGCAGCAGATTTTCGGCGAGATCGAGGCCAACCGGCTGGATGCCGCCCTCGACCGCACCGAGATGCTGCTCAAGGCGTATCCTAACTTCCGCCTTGCGCACCTGATCCGCGGCGATCTGCTGCTCGCCCGCGCCCGCCCGCTGTCGACCTTCGGCAACGCCGAGAACTCCCCCGAGCGCGTGCAGGAATTGCGCGACGAGGCCATCGCCCGGCTGCGCGCCTACCGCGAACGTCCCAGCGCGGCCAACTATGTGCCGCGTTACCTGCTGCAGATGGGCCCCGAGCAGCAGCATGCCGTGGTGGTGGACACCCAGCGCGCACGGCTCTACGTGTACCGCAACGAAGACGGCAAACCGCGCTTCGTGGCCGACTACTACATCAGCCAGGGCAAGGCAGGCTCGGGCAAGCAGTTTGAGGGCGACAACAAGACCCCGCTCGGCGTCTATCACGTCACCTCCTTCATCGACCCTGCCAAGCTGCCCGACCTCTACGGCAAGGGCGCCTTCCCGCTCAACTACCCGAACCCCTGGGACAAGCGCCTCGGGCGCACCGGCTACGGCATCTGGCTGCACGGCACGCCGAGCGACACCTATGCCCGTCCGCCGCTGGCCTCCGAGGGCTGCGTGGTACTGGCCAACCAGGACTTCACCAGCCTGAGCAGCTTCGTGCAGCCCGGCCTGACCCCGGTGATCATCAGCAACGACATCGAATGGCTGTCGCTCGACGACTGGCAGGCCGAGCGCAGCAGCCTCAACGCGGCGATCGAAGCCTGGCGCAGCGACTGGGAGAGCCTGGACGTGGAGCGCTATCTGTCGCACTACTCGGCCCAGTTCCGCAACGACCGCTACGACTACGCCGAATGGAGCTCGCGCAAGCGCCGCTTCGCGAACGCGCGCGAATGGGTGAAGGTGGAGGTCGGCAAGCTCAGCATGCTGCGCCAGCCGGGAGAGGACGCGCTGGTGGAAGTCATCTTCGAGCAGGACTACCGCAGCGACGGCTTCACCGACACCATGCGCAAGCGCCAGTACTGGACCAAGGAAGACGGGCGCTGGAAGATCATCTACGAGGGCGGCGCCTGA
- a CDS encoding peptidylprolyl isomerase encodes MKKLFTLLALFGWMSVAVAANPQVELDTTQGRIVLELYPEKAPKTVANFLEYVSSGHYDGTVFHRVIDGFMIQGGGFDAQMTQKQTRAPIENEAKNGLKNVAGSIAMARTQAPHSASAQFFINLVDNANLDYPSFDGWGYAVFGKVTEGLDVVNKIGKLPVRNVGFHQNVPAEHVVVKRARVLENR; translated from the coding sequence ATGAAGAAACTGTTCACCCTGCTCGCCCTGTTCGGCTGGATGAGCGTTGCCGTAGCCGCCAACCCGCAGGTGGAGCTCGACACCACCCAGGGCCGCATCGTCCTGGAGCTCTACCCGGAGAAGGCGCCCAAGACGGTCGCCAACTTCCTTGAGTACGTGTCCAGCGGTCATTACGACGGTACCGTGTTCCATCGCGTGATCGACGGCTTCATGATCCAGGGCGGCGGCTTCGACGCCCAGATGACGCAGAAGCAGACCCGCGCGCCGATCGAGAACGAGGCCAAGAACGGCCTGAAGAACGTCGCCGGCTCGATCGCCATGGCCCGCACCCAGGCGCCGCACTCGGCCTCTGCGCAGTTCTTCATCAATCTGGTGGACAACGCCAACCTCGACTACCCCTCCTTCGACGGCTGGGGTTATGCCGTGTTCGGCAAGGTCACCGAGGGCCTCGACGTGGTGAACAAGATCGGCAAGCTGCCGGTCCGCAACGTCGGCTTCCATCAGAACGTCCCCGCGGAACACGTAGTCGTCAAGCGCGCGCGCGTGCTCGAGAACCGCTGA